The stretch of DNA aaatgtcaaactcAAGGTGATAATATCATACGGGTAACACAAAGGCATCTTTTCTCTTGAGTAACTCTCAAACAAAGTTAAATACAAGTTATGTCAAACATGCCACCACAGTTTTAGGTGATATAAAAAGATTAATTAActcggataaaaaaaaaaaaataaatctcacTTTAAAGTTCACGCTGGTCTGATTGGAGAGAATGCAATCGTTGTCCTTATAAGGCGATATCCAATAAGTTAAATACTTTTCCTGCTCTTTGGTGGACATGCATAAACGGTCCATTGTAAAAGAACGAAGGTTAACGGCGAGGCGAAAAGCACGGGTATAAAAGGGAGCCGGCTTCCATTCTGCATCAGTCATCCCAGCAGCCTATCTTGGAGTGCCGAGGAAGACGAAAACTGCAGCTATGAAGCTTTTGGTAAGACTATTCAGTTGTCAGTATTCAGTGATATTTACTGCTATTATGAACAGTCCTTGAACGCTGGTGTCACGGCTTTTTCATTCTACCGTGTGACTCCTACAGGTAGCGATATGTCTGATGGCGGCGAGCGTCAGTGCCCAGTATGGTGACTCTGGTGTTGTTCATCCTGACGGAAGGTTGGAGCAGTTCACCCGTGAGCAGGCCGACAACATCGCCGCCATCGGATCAGCTGGCGTTATCATGCACGACGGGAGACACGTTCAGTTTGGCCAAGACATGGCTGCCGCCCACAACAACCTTCCTCGCCAACGCCGTAGCAATCCCCATGTGCTGTCCCATGGTCCATCTGGAGTAATTTTCAAAAATGGCAAAGGGAGGCAGCTGGGCCGTGGCGTAACCATGGTTCTCAGTAGTGACTCCGGAACTATATTCTCCGACGGACGGAACATCCAGCACAGCGCCAAGAAAAGATCAGCCCCCATTGTTGGCGACTCAGCGATCATCACTCCTGGCGGAAAATTGATTCAGTTTCCTCACGGTGTCTCTGTCGTCGTGGCCGGTCCCTCTGCAGCCCAGCTGTCCAACGGCCAGAGCATCCAGTATGAACATTAATCCTCTCATCATCCTCGTCGCTGCTAGGAGGCTGACATCTTTGAGACATTTGGGTGACCCGAGTTCACACATTTTGTTGACTGGACTTAGCTGACGAATTGggcactttctttttcctttgataATGAACTGATCGTCGTCTTTTTAAattgtatttcttttaatttttctttccattatgtACAGTGAATACATATTTGCGATCACATATGAAAAAtcagtcttttctttatgtCGTAAATTATACCAGACTCAAATGAATGAACGGAAGGAAGGCATTCATGAaataccttacacacacacacacacacacacacacacacacacacacacacacacacacacacacacacacacacacacacacacacacacacacacacacacacacacacacacacacgcacacacaacacgtagTTGTAGTGGTTTGCACACTTCGCTCATTACCAAGAAGATCCGAGTTCCAGTCCTGGGCGCGGCAAAGGAAATGTGCTAgctcttgttcacctagcagcaggTAAGTACGGGACGTAATTAGAGctggttgtggcctcactgccTTGGTATGTCGTGTGTGGTGTAGTctccaccacatcacacacggAATGTCGGTCAATATGAGCTCTGAGCATTTTCTGTAGTAGAAAGGCTGCTTGGATGACGAGCacacgaccgtggtgaattacacacacacacacacacacacacacatgtactctTGTGCACATGCACACatgcacctacacacacaccgcgtagtgtagtggttagcacgctcgactcacaatcgagagtgccggattcgaatcccggtaagcggcgaggcaaatgggcaagtctcttaatgtgtggcccctgttcacctagcagtaaataggtacaggatgtaactcgaagggttgtggcctcgctttcccggtgtgtggagtgtgttatgtggtctcagtcctacccgaagatcggtctatgagctctgagctcgctccgtaatggggaagattgggtgggtgaccagcagacgaccgaggtgaatcacacacacacacacacacacacacacacacacacacacacacacacacagagcgttTTCGACAGTCATcgagaattaataaataaagtgtCTACAAATACACGAGAAGTAGTTTCTTTTGATTTAACGATATCCTTCGCTTGAAAAAAAGCTGAGTTCATTCCATTATATTATATGACGAATGTAGGGTAGATATTTATCTCAAAAAGAGTGCTGAAACTTATGTTATGCAGAACTAACTAGATTCTGTAATAAAATGCTAGCCAATTAATCATCGACCAACTTGTGGTTTTGGTCACACTACTTTTGAAGCTAtaccacagacagacacagaagagaaagagagagagagagagagagagagagagagagagagagagagagagagagagagagagagagagagataaccaaaTATTTCTTCTTGGGATTCTCACCACTATTACTTTCAAaaatgtttcttgtttttcttttaattccacTAGGAGACACAACTTTACGAATATTTTCGTGATGTGGCTTTTCTCCTCATTTAGGTACTAATCATTACACACACTGTAGGCGCATAAGAAaaaccatatttttctttttatgctgcGCCCTTTaccacctgtaggcatacttgaagagtatatgtgggaaacgCTATTTAGCTTTCGCCCATTAATGGCGCATGTAATTTTATTAATATTGGTACCCATATTatgacccatatcaccactcaagcgcatctttggtataacaaactagaacctaggtatcatgctgacatgtaggtaactttaaactactcgacaaatggcatagcttccaAATGTTATATGGTGGgaaatttataataataataataataataacaataataataataataataataataataataataataataataataataataataataataataataacaataataacaacaacaaaaccaacaacaacaataataataataataataataataataataatgataatgataatataaataataatgataaaaatattatcaataataataataataataataataataataataataataataataataataatgataaaatatcaataataataataaaaataaataaataataataatataataataataataataataataataataataataataataataataataataataataataataataataataataataataataataataataataataataataataataataataataataataataataataataataataataataataataataataataataataataataataataataataataataataataataatgataataataataataataataataataataataataatatataacaataataatgataataattatcataacaatattaataataataataataataataataataataataacaacaacaacaacaacaacaacaacagcaacaataacaacaacaagaattaataataatagtgataataataataataataataataataataataataataataataataataataataataataaaataacaatgatagaaatagtaataataataataataataataataataataataataataataataataataataataataatagtaataataataataatgaaaaataaaaattagtaaaataatagtagtaataaaaataacggtgacgatgataataacattactactactactactactactactactactactactactactactactactactactactactactactactactactactactactactactactactactaataataataataataataataaaaaataataataataataataataataataataataataataatgataataataattataataataataataataataattattattattaattattattattattattattatcaacaataataacaacaacaataataacaacaacaacaatgataaaacaacaagaccaggaagaacaacaacaacaggaataacaacaacaacaacagcaagacaataataacaataacaacaataatgctactactactactactactactactactactactactactactactactactactactactactactactactactactactactactactagtaatattaataacaacaataataataataataataataataataataatatttattattgttattattattattattattattatcattattatagtaataataataataagaaaaataatgctgaaaataataataataataatgataataataataataataataataataataataataataataacaataataataataataataatagtattaataataacaacaacaataacaacaacaacaacaacaacaacattaataacaacaataacgatgataaaacaacaagaccagcaagaacagcaagaacaacaacaacaacaacaacaacaacaataacaaacaacaaataatgctactactactactactactactactactactactactactactactattactattaattgcaataatgataataataataataataatataaataataataataaaaataacaataataataataataataataataataataatgattattattattattattattattattattattattattattattattattattattattattattattattattattattattatcattattgcaattaatagtaatagtagtagtagtagtagtagtagtagtagtagtagtagtagtagcattattgttgttgttgttgttattgttgttgttcttgttgttgttgttgttcttgctgttcttgctggtcttgttgttttatcatcgttattgttgttattaatgttgttgttgttgttgttgttgttgttgttattattattattattattattattattattattattattattattattatttattattattattattattattattattattattattattattttcagcattattttccttattattattatataataataatataattattattattattattattattattattattattattattattattattattattgttattattattatttattattattattattattattattattattattattattattattattaataacacaatactactactactactactactactactactactactactactactttactactattattgctattactactactactaatactactagtacttctattactattgctactactactactagtactactactactactactactactactactacagctaataataataataataataataataataataataataataataataataataataaagataataataataataataataataataataataatattaataatgataatagtaatataatgataaaaatataaataataacaataacaatattaataatagtaataataataataataataataataataataataataatatgatgaagaagaagaagaagaagatgaattataataataattataataataatgataataataataataataattacaatattgataataataataataataataataataataataataataataataataataataataataataataatgataatcatcattattattattgtaataataataataatgattaatgtatattaatgtaataataattataataattattatcattacaataataataataattattattattattattatttttattattttaattattattattattattattattattattattattattattatgattatcatcatcatcatcttcattattattatcaattagaataataataataacaaaaataataaaaataatattaataataataataattataataataataataataataataataataataataataataataataataataataataataataatacaaatgaaaataataataataataataataataataataataataataataataataacaataataataataatgataacaatgataagtaaattgataataataataataataataataataataataataataataataatatataacaataataatgataataattatcataacaatattaataataataataataataataataataataataataataacaacaacaacaacaacaacaacaacaacaacaacaacaacaacaataacaacaacaagaattaataataatagtgataataataataataataataataataataataataataataataatgataataataaaaataacaatgatagaaatagtaataataataataataataataataataataataataataataataataatagtaataataataataatgaaaaataaaaattagtaaaataatagtagtaataaaaataacggtgacgatgataataacattactactactactactactactactactactactactactactactactactactactactactactactactactactactactactactactactaataataataataataataataataaaaaagaaataataataataataataataataataataataataatgataataataattataataataataataataataattattattattaattattattattattattatcaacaataataacaacaacaataataacaacaacaacaatgataaaacaacaagaccagcaagaacaacaacaacaggaataacaacaacaacaacagcaagacaataataacaataacaacaataatgctactactactactactactactactactactactactactactactactactactactactactactactactactagtaatattaataacaacaataataataataataataataataataataatatttattattgttattattattattattattatcattattatagtaataataataagaagaaaaataatgctgaaaataataataataataatgataataataataataataataataataataataataataataataataataataataataataataataatagtattaataataacaacaacaataacaacaacaacaacaacaacaacattaataacaacaataacgatgataaaacaacaagaccagcaagaacagcaagaacaacaacaacaacaacaagaacaacaacaataacaacaacaacaacaataatgctactactactactactactactactactactactactactactactactattactattaattgcaataatgataataataataataataatataaataataataataataataataataataataataataataataatgattattattattattattattattattattattattattattattattattattattattattattattattattattattattattattattaattaatagtagtagtagtagtagtagtagtagtagtagtagtagtagtagttgttgttgttgttgttgttgttgttcttgttgttgttgttgttgttcttgctgttcttgctggtcttgttgttttatcatcgttattgttgttattaatgttgttgttgttgttgttgttgttgttattattaatactattattattattattattgttattattattattattattattattattattattattattattattattattattattattttcagcattattttccttattattattattactataataatgataataataataataataataataataaatattattattattattattattattattattattattattattattattattattattattcatattcatattattattattattattattattattattattattattattattattattattattattattattattattaataacacaatactactactactactactactactactactactactactactactactactactactactactactactattattgctattactactaatactaatactactagtacttctattactattgctactactactactactagtactactactactactactactactacactaataataataataataataataataataataataataataataataatgataataataaagataataataataataataataataataataataatattaaaaatgataatagtaatataatgataaaaatataaataataacaataacaatattaataatagtaataataataataataataataataataataataataataatatgatgaagaagaagaagaagaagaagatgaattataataataattataataataatgataataataataataataattacaatattgataataataataataataataataataataataataataataataataataataacaataataataatgataacaatcattattattattgtaataataataataatgattaatgtatattaatgtaataataattataataattattatcattacaataataataataacaattattattattattatttttattattttaattattattattattattattattattattattattattattatgattattatcatcatcatcatcttcattattattatcaattagaataataataataacaaaaataataaaaataataataataataataataataataataataataataataataataataataataataataacaacaataatgataataataataataatgacattggtaatgataataataataataataataataataataatattgataatattaacattaaaaataatgatatttgtaacagtaacaataattaaaaaaaggaaatgtcaTGGAATGACGGGCAGTCAAgatataattttccttcccctgtTTCTCCCCTTCCCCGATAAACACATTTGacattttcttaacaatttatGAAAGTTCTTTGTAACGGGAACCcttagtggtggtggcttgCGACAAACGCGCCAATCACCGTCCTCGGAGATAAGTTTACCAAATACATAGAGGTCCTTCTCCTATTGTATTTTATGATAGTAGTATTTATgctgatgattatgatggtgatgataataatgatgattttaataataatgacaataacaacaataataataacaacaataattataaaaacaacaataaaaataataataataataataataataataataataattattattattattattattataataataataataataataataataataataataataattattattattattattattattattatcattattatgataataacaatattaataatagtaataataatagcaataataataataataataataataataataataataataataataataataataataataataataataataataataatgataataataataataataacaataataataataataacaacaataattataataataacaataataatagtaataataataataacaataataataataataataataataataataataataataatgataataataataataataataataataataatgataataataataatgataattataatgctaaaaataataataacaataataataataataataataataataataataataataataataataataatattaataataataataatagaaaaatatataataataataataacaatgataataattataataataataataataacaataataataataataataataataatagtaataataataataataataataataataataataataataataataataataataaaaataataataattcagttAAGCTCTTCTTGTCTTCATCCCAAGGTATTACGACAatggaagtgtttttttttcgaaatGTCACAAAAGTAATTACACACCATGAAGACTGAAGAAAAACTGTCTAACTAACGGAACATGAAGAATCCAAccgaaatgaaatgaagagcaGTAACCTAACTGAAGTTCCActcggaaaaataataaagaaaataacaaaaatgaaataatatcaTGCAACaaatcattaatttattttgaatTCAGTATTAGTAATAGGTAATAAGGAAATACTCCTTTGTAACAATGGCATAGCGTCTGAGTAAACTACAATACAAGCACAAGTAGTATTGAGGAAAAATGCGACGGACAGAAACACATACGCTGACAATGGACCAACATTCAGGCTCGCGGTAGTACAACATAGTGGTGGGGTTAAGCATAAAAAAGCCACCGCCAAGGACGGCTAAGGATTCCTGCAGTTGTCTGGGATGTCTACATTGTCAGATTTTGGTAATACaagcatgaatgaatgaattggaaaaaaataaaagaaaaatgaaagaatgacaaaaaagaaaataaatgagtgaatgaatgcatgaatgaaggaatgaagaaaggaaggaaaaaaggtagaaaagaaagaaagaaaataaggaaatgaaaattttAATGAAAAAATCTATCATGTAATTCTAGAAACAttcataaaatacaaaaaaaaaaaaaaaaacgctacaTCTCGGTAATGGAGATAATAAGAGACATAGAACGGAGATTTTTTACAATGCTTGACTAACTAGGTTTTGAAATTGATAtgtaaacaagaacaagaagatgtaTAAACCAAGTATATGGAATTAAGCAGTATCAAGAAAATTGTTATCAATGTAAATATCATCAAGCTATGTACTCAAGTACAATAATGTTAAAGACGTTACTAGACTACTTACAAGTGCATGGTTAGTTACAAAGAGAACAGCCTCTGCCAAAACAAACATGTATCGAGTAAAGTATGAGTTTTCGCAGTATCAAAcaataaaacagtgaaaatgAAATTTAGAACAGAGGATTTACTTCGCTTTGAAAAAGCAAGAAACCTGGAGGAGGTGATTTGTGGAAAGGGATACATGATGGAGTGAAAAGACGGACAGTCGCAGATCCGATAGAAATAATCAAATCTGAATTcaattattcttcttcctcgtttttatGGACGTGCACCTCGATTCTACAATGCAATTCTTTCATTACTTTAGACTTGATAACAAAAACAGAATGATTAATGGAAGCCCACTTCATCAAACGGTCCATACAATTATTTACTGGGTGGTTTTGATTGTTACAGTTACATAGTGAAGAAACTGACGCCAACACAGAAAGAATGGAATGTTGCCtacatgatgaaaataaatagttcAAGAATATGGATTTCGTTTTGCGTATCCCATTATGAAACCCTGCCTTCCCTTGCATATACACGCTTTTGCCCGCCAACCTGCTCTAGATTTGACTTTGCATTACCGTCACATACCCACCCGGAACTCCAGACgatcaaggaaaagagaataaataagaagaaactcAAGATCCAAGGGTGACGCCAACTCATCGCCAACGTTactcaagctttttttttttcttttttttttatgttatgaccTATGGCACCTCTAGGTTTActtgaaaagtatgggaagcgctgctcagcttctacccattagtggcgcaggcaatttcatttacagaagtacccatattagggcccatatcatcacctaagcgcatctttggtgtaatcacctagaTCCTGGATATCATGGTCACATGTAGGTAATTCTAAACCAcacgacaaatggcaaagtatcaaggtggtacgtggtgggattcgatcctaagcatggacgtctgcccgatcccacttACACCACTTCGT from Portunus trituberculatus isolate SZX2019 chromosome 20, ASM1759143v1, whole genome shotgun sequence encodes:
- the LOC123506757 gene encoding cuticle protein CP1246-like, producing MKLLVAICLMAASVSAQYGDSGVVHPDGRLEQFTREQADNIAAIGSAGVIMHDGRHVQFGQDMAAAHNNLPRQRRSNPHVLSHGPSGVIFKNGKGRQLGRGVTMVLSSDSGTIFSDGRNIQHSAKKRSAPIVGDSAIITPGGKLIQFPHGVSVVVAGPSAAQLSNGQSIQYEH